CTGAGTCGATCAAAAACCGGCTGCAGGTATTCAAAGAGAAGACGCAGCCGCTGATTCAATACTATACAGACAAGAAGATTCTGCGCGACATTAATGGCCTGGGTACGACCGCAGAGATCGCTGCGGCAGTTCAAAACGTGGTCGGAGTGTGATGTGGCAGTACGCATCTACACATCAAAAGAAGTGTCGCAAATTATGGAATCGGGCATGATCGCTTTTGAAACGCACATGCGCCTGAAAGACCATATTAAGCCCGGTGTGTCAACCGCCGACCTCGACGAAGTGGCGCGTGAATATATTTATTCAAAAAGCGCGAAGCCGGCGTTTCTCGGGTTATACGGTTTTCCGGCATGCATTTGCACCTGTCTCAACGACAGTGTAGTGCACGGTATTCCCGACAAGAAGACCGTCATTCGTGAAGGTGATGTGGTCAGCATCGATCTCGGCGTCAGCTATAACGGCTACTTTTCAGACACGGCCTGGACATGGCCCGTCGGCGAAGTGACAGAAGAGGCGCGCCAGCTGATCACTGTCACGCAGCAGTGTATGTTCAAGGGTATCGCCGAGGCAAAAGTCGATAACCGAATCGGCGCAATCGGCGAAGCCGTGCAGAAGCATGCCGAGTCGAACGGATTCGGTGTGGTGCGCCAACTCGTGGGGCACGGTATTGGCCGGGCAATTCATGAAGAGCCGCAGGTGCCTAACTATGGCCGCAAGAAAG
The sequence above is a segment of the Turneriella parva DSM 21527 genome. Coding sequences within it:
- the map gene encoding type I methionyl aminopeptidase; translated protein: MAVRIYTSKEVSQIMESGMIAFETHMRLKDHIKPGVSTADLDEVAREYIYSKSAKPAFLGLYGFPACICTCLNDSVVHGIPDKKTVIREGDVVSIDLGVSYNGYFSDTAWTWPVGEVTEEARQLITVTQQCMFKGIAEAKVDNRIGAIGEAVQKHAESNGFGVVRQLVGHGIGRAIHEEPQVPNYGRKKDGIKIRAGMVLAIEPMINAGTYDVYTDSDKWTVRTKDGKLSAHFEHTVAVTSTGPVICTMPKGANVNVFEMMGLETVGASA